The DNA region TGGCATGGATGGCAACACTTATTTTATTTGGAATCACTCTCGTGTCTCCATTGATTTCAATGTCAGTGGCATCGGCAGCCGACAGCAAAAACCTGATTTACGATGAAGCTAATCTGCTGAACGAGCAGGAGAGAAGTGAACTGAATGCACTGGCGAATGAGTATGGGGCGGAGAGGCAGACGGATTTCGTTATTCTAACAACGAATAATACGGAGAATCAGGATGTACAGCTGATGACCGAGGATTTCTATGATGAGCACGCTCTGGGGTATGATAAAGCGCATGGAAATGCGGTTATTCTGACGATGGATATGTATAATCGGGATGTTTATCTGGCTGGATTCTATAAAGCCGAAGATTATCTGGACAATGGTCGGCTGCAATCAATCCGAAGCAAGATTACATCTGAATTATCTAATGGGGATTATAAGCTCGCTTTTGAGAAGTATATTAAGCTTTCCTACAAATACATGGGGTATGAACCTGGTGTAAACCCGAACAATATTTTATTTAATGGCTGGTTCCAATTGGGGGCGTCTGTAGTGATCGGAGGCATTGCTGTTGGGATTATGGCTTACCGTTCTGGCGGACGTGTGACGGTCAACCGGGCGACCTACGAGGATTCGAATACTTCCAGCGTAATCGATCGTCAGGATCGATATGTTCGCACAACCGTAACCAAACGCAAAATTGAGAAGAACAACAATAATGGTGGCGGAGGCGGCGGGGGAGGAGGCACCAGCCGAGGCGGCCATACGCACAGTGGTAGTAGAGGATCTTTTTAGAAGAGTGAATCAATACAAGCGAGCTTAGGGCATATGATGCGCAAAATGCTTACTATAGAAGGGATGGGAACAGGTATGGGATTTTTCAAAAATCAATTTTCGAATGTGGTGGAATGGGAAGAGTTCAGAGATGACATGATTTTCTGGAAGTGGAGTAATCGGGAGATCAAGAAGGCAAGTAAACTGATTATCCGTTCAGGACAGGATGCCATTTTCCTGAATAACGGTAAGGTGGAAGGGATTTTCGAGGATGAGGGCTCGTTTAATATCGATTCCGAGATCATTCCGTTTCTGTCTACCTTAAAAGGCTTCAAATTCGGATTCAACAGCGGCATGCGAGTCGAGGTGCTGTTTGTGAATACGAAGGAATTTACCGTTCGGTGGGGTACACAAAGCCCGGTATTGATTCCGACGCCTCAACTTCCAGGTGGGATGCCGATTCGTGCGAATGGCACGTTTAATTTTAAAGTGAGTGACTATGTCACATTGATCGATAAAATTGCGGGTATTAAGCAGAGCTATCTGGTCGAGGATGTCAAAATCCGGATTACGTCTGTGCTGGATCAGCTGCTGATGAAGTGGATTAGCCGTGAGGGTAAGGACATGTTTAACCTGCAGGCGAATGCTTCGGATATTGCGAAAGGCATTCAGGAAGATCTGGATATGCAAATGATGGACATCGGGATCGGAATCACAGGTTTCCAGGTGATGAGTTTTAATTATCCGCAGGAGATCCAGGATATGATTACGAAGACGGCTTCACATGAAATGATCGGCAATTTGCAAAAATATCAACAGGTCAGCATGACTGACGGCATCTCATCCGGTAAAGTTAAGGGCGGCGGGGCTGCTTCGGATATGGCGGGCATGATGATGGGAATGAACATGGCAAATGAAATGATGAAGAACATGAATCCGAACCAGAACAGTCAGAACCAGAATTCGGATCAAAAGCCTGCGGCAAATCAAAACGGCGATGCAGGTTCATCATCTTCCTCAGGAGACACCAAAAAGCCGAACTTCTGTCCGAACTGCGGGGCTAAGAATGAAGGCGCAAATTTCTGTCCTAACTGTGGTCAAAAACTGGCTTAATGCACTGAAATACAGGAAGGCTTGCTCAGAGGTGCACTACTTTTGAGTGAGCCTTTTTTTGTATTTGATTTTTATATGGGATAAAAGGTTGACAACCGATCATAAATGATTTATCTTTAAATTAAGATATTAAATATAGAGATAAAACACACCAAGAATATCAAATATCTTAATTCCGATTTACGAGGAGAGATCAAGATGATGATCCCAACATTGACCAGAATCAATGAACTTTCAAGAAAAGCCAAAGCTGCAGGGTTGACGGAGATGGAGAAAGCGGAGCAAATTCGTCTGCGCCAGGAATATCTGCAAACCTTTCGCGGTTCGATCAATGATATTCTGCTGAATGTGACCATCTATGATCCGAACGGCGACGATGTTACTCCAGATCGATTGAAAGAGGAGCAGGCTAAAGCAGAACAATAATTAATGTATTTCGATTAAATATCTTAATATAGAGATAATATTCAACCACTATAAACATATACAAAATGTCTATGCGACATCACTCAACTACAAACCACACAAAATTGTTCGTTAAACCAAGGAGGAAATTACGATGACTATTCAAACTGCAGGTATTCACCATATTACAGCTTTTGCGGGAGATCCGCAGGCCAATGTCGACTTTTATGCTGGAGTTCTGGGACTTCGTCTTGTGAAAAAAACGATCAACTTTGATGCACCTGATGTATACCATCTGTATTTTGGGGATGAGAACGGAAGCCCGGGCACCATCATTACATTCTTTCCATCAGCCGGATCACCGCGAGGAAAAATCGGTGGCGGTCAGGTCGGCATTACCTCATATGTGATTCCGCCTGGGACTATTGGCTTCTGGCAGAATCGCCTGGAACAGTATAACATTGAGGTAACCAAAACCAATCGTTTTAACGAAGAGCTGCTGCAGTTCGAAGACAGCGAGGGTTTGCGTCTTGAACTGGTTGAACGTGAAGAGGGCGCTGCGAGCACCTGGGTTCATGAAGGCATTCCCGCGGACAAAGCCATCAAAGGATTCGGAGGCGCCGTGCTGTTCAGCGTCAATCCGCAAAGAACGATGGATGCGCTGGATAAAATACTCGGATTCACCAAAGTAGATGAAGACGAGGAGTATGTACGATTCCGGTCCTTCGGAGATATCGGTAATGTTGTGGATGTTCCTGTCACCCGGATGGCTCTGGGCGTTGGTGGAGCAGGGACGGTCCACCATATCGCGTGGCGTGCCAAAGATTTTGCAGAGCATGAACAATGGAGAGAGGCTGTACAACAGTATGGCTATCAGCCGACCCCGGTTCGGGACCGCCAATATTTTAACGCCATCTATTTCAGAGAAGCTGGTGGTATCCTGTTCGAAATTGCTACCGATCCTCCTGGATTCACGAAAGATGAGCCCGCGGAGTCGCTTGGACAAAAACTCATGCTGCCGGAATGGTTTGAACCATACCGTGCCCAAATCGAAGGCAATTTGCAGCCGATCCAGGTAAGAACGCTTGTGCCTGCAACAGCAGCGATGGAGTAAGGTGGATGGCGCTCAGAGCTTTTACTCTGGGCGCGTCATCAAGCCAGCGGGTAGGTAAGCGTACAGGCAATAGGTATCGTATTATGAGGAAAATAAAGGAGCATTGAAGGATGATGGAGAAAAAGGTTACCTGGCTGGAGCTGTTCTATGATTTGCTTTTTGTAGCCGCAGTCTCCAAAGCGGGACATGTTCTGCTGCATGCCGAACATGGCGTGATTTCGTTTGAATATCTGATGAAATTTGTGTTGATTTTCATTCCTGTTTGGTGGGCATGGGTCGGTCAGACCCTATTCATTAACCGTTATGGTCAGGATATCCTGAGCCATCGAATATTTCTCATCCTTCAACTCCTGTCTGTTCTGGTGATGACAGCAAGCCTCTCGACTCATTTTGATCAATATTACCTGTCATTCTTCATCGGGTATATCGGATCGAGGGCGTTTACGGCCATTCAGTACCTGACCGTCCATAAATCCAAAAGTACACATCAACAACATGCTGCCCGTTACCTGGGCACCTGTTTCATCATTGGTATATTGATTTCATCGGGTTCTCTGTTTTTCGATTCCTGGCTGCGCTACGTGATTTTGTATGCGGGGATCGCTGTGGATATCGTACTTCCGTTGATTGGACGCAAAAATCTGGTGAAAGTGCCGGTTCAGACACATCACTTGCTGGAGCGTTTCGCACTCTTTACACTCATCCTGCTGGGTGAATCGGTGATTAGTATTATCGCTGTGCTGCAAGCAGACCATTGGGATATGAAGTCTATCCTGTTTGCCGTTTTCACTTCTATATTTGTCATTGCTATGTGGTGGCAGTACTTCGAGAATGTAGAGAAAAAGGTAAGCAAAGAGATTCAGACTGCGGGGCAAGCGATTATTTATGGTCATCTGTTTATCTACATATCCATGAGCATGATCGCCGCTTCGATCCAGTTGTTGTATCAGAACCAACTGAACTATGTGTTCATGATCGGGTTTATGTTTGGATCAGTGCTGCTGTATTTCTTGTCGACCTCACTTGTGTTCCATCGCTACAGACATGCCCATATGCGACTCCGTCCGCTTCACTTGGCGATTATGCTGGGATTGCTGGCTGCGTTCGTTCTTGTGGATCTCATCTACCAGGTGCCTAATTATGCCATTGTGGGAGAGAACATGGTGTTCTTCCTTGTCTATGCCAAACTAACGACCTGATGCATGGGTCGAAAAAGAATAAAAGTCACGAACGGATAACGTTTGTGGCTTTTTGGGCTGGATATTTGTAAAATGCATACTCATCACATAAAAAAACGTTTAACCTGATTTATTTTCTGTTATAGAATCTGTTAATATGAGACTAGATCCAAGTGAATCTACCAGATGAACGAATATCCATAGCGATTCGTGGGGATGGAGATGACAATCAGGAGGGAAAACTTTGAGCACACATCAAATCGGAGTTCCATTGGAAGGGTTTGCAGAGTTTAGCCGCACGGTTGCCGCAGAAGGCGCAGTGCTTTTGAAGAACGAAGGACAGGCTCTTCCAATTCAAAAAAACGAAAACGTTTCAGTGTTTGGACGGATTCAAGTCAATTATTATCGCAGTGGCACAGGCTCAGGTGGTAGCGTTCATGTGGCGTATACAACCAATTTGCTGGATGGCATGCGTAGCAAGAAGGGATTTACGGTCAATGAAGAGCTGGCAGCTGTCTATGAAAAGTGGATTGAAGAAAACCCATTTGATGATGGCGGAAAAGTGTGGGCGGCAGAGCCGTGGAATCAGAAGGAGATGCCTTTAACGGATGAATTGGTATCCCAGGCCAGAACGAAATCCAGCAAAGCGATCGTGGTTATTGGACGCACAGCAGGTGAGGATCAGGATAACGTCGATGCGCCAGGCAGCTATCAATTGACGGAAGATGAGAAAGCGATGCTGAAGCAGGTCACGAACCATTTTGAACAAACGATCGTGGTGCTGAATGTATCGAACATTATGGACATGAGCTGGTTGAATGATGAAAGTTATGTTCATCCGATCCAAAGTGTCATCTACTCGTGGCATGGCGGTATGGAGGGTGGTAATGCGATTGCTGATGTACTGGCCGGAGACGTTACACCAAGTGGTAAATTAACCGATACGATTGCGTATTCCATTGAAGATTATCCTTCCACGAGCAATTACGGGAATGAGTTCAAGAACCTTTATCAAGAAGATATCTACGTAGGCTATCGTTATTTCGAAACGTTTCGACCTGAAAAAGTACAATTTGAATTTGGATATGGCCTGTCCTATACCACATTCACAACCAAGGCTGAGGACGCAAAATGGATCTCACAAGATGGAGAAAACATCATTAAGGTGAATGTAACCGTAACCAATACGGGGACAACCTATGCGGGTAAAGAAGTAGTGCAGGTCTATTATGAAGCCCCACAAGGCCAATTAGGAAAACCGGCGAAAGCCCTGGTGGCATTCGGCAAAACCAATCTGCTTCAGCCAGGTGAGTCTCAGCGTCTGACCGTGAGCTTCACTGTGAATTCCATGGCATCCTATGATGATGCTGGCGTAACGGGCCATGCATCGGCGTATGTGCTGGAGGCAGGAACGTACCGCATATACGTGGGAACCAGTGTCAAAAATGTGGAACACGTCAGCATTGATGGCCAGGATGGCTATGTAATAGAAACGATTCAACTCGTGGAGCAGCTCCAGGAGGCCATGGCACCAACAGAAAGCTTTACGAGAATGAAGCCGGGAGCGCGTAAGG from Paenibacillus sp. JNUCC-31 includes:
- a CDS encoding ring-cleaving dioxygenase yields the protein MTIQTAGIHHITAFAGDPQANVDFYAGVLGLRLVKKTINFDAPDVYHLYFGDENGSPGTIITFFPSAGSPRGKIGGGQVGITSYVIPPGTIGFWQNRLEQYNIEVTKTNRFNEELLQFEDSEGLRLELVEREEGAASTWVHEGIPADKAIKGFGGAVLFSVNPQRTMDALDKILGFTKVDEDEEYVRFRSFGDIGNVVDVPVTRMALGVGGAGTVHHIAWRAKDFAEHEQWREAVQQYGYQPTPVRDRQYFNAIYFREAGGILFEIATDPPGFTKDEPAESLGQKLMLPEWFEPYRAQIEGNLQPIQVRTLVPATAAME
- a CDS encoding TPM domain-containing protein, with product MRKHLAWMATLILFGITLVSPLISMSVASAADSKNLIYDEANLLNEQERSELNALANEYGAERQTDFVILTTNNTENQDVQLMTEDFYDEHALGYDKAHGNAVILTMDMYNRDVYLAGFYKAEDYLDNGRLQSIRSKITSELSNGDYKLAFEKYIKLSYKYMGYEPGVNPNNILFNGWFQLGASVVIGGIAVGIMAYRSGGRVTVNRATYEDSNTSSVIDRQDRYVRTTVTKRKIEKNNNNGGGGGGGGGTSRGGHTHSGSRGSF
- a CDS encoding low temperature requirement protein A, with the translated sequence MMEKKVTWLELFYDLLFVAAVSKAGHVLLHAEHGVISFEYLMKFVLIFIPVWWAWVGQTLFINRYGQDILSHRIFLILQLLSVLVMTASLSTHFDQYYLSFFIGYIGSRAFTAIQYLTVHKSKSTHQQHAARYLGTCFIIGILISSGSLFFDSWLRYVILYAGIAVDIVLPLIGRKNLVKVPVQTHHLLERFALFTLILLGESVISIIAVLQADHWDMKSILFAVFTSIFVIAMWWQYFENVEKKVSKEIQTAGQAIIYGHLFIYISMSMIAASIQLLYQNQLNYVFMIGFMFGSVLLYFLSTSLVFHRYRHAHMRLRPLHLAIMLGLLAAFVLVDLIYQVPNYAIVGENMVFFLVYAKLTT
- a CDS encoding SPFH domain-containing protein; the protein is MGFFKNQFSNVVEWEEFRDDMIFWKWSNREIKKASKLIIRSGQDAIFLNNGKVEGIFEDEGSFNIDSEIIPFLSTLKGFKFGFNSGMRVEVLFVNTKEFTVRWGTQSPVLIPTPQLPGGMPIRANGTFNFKVSDYVTLIDKIAGIKQSYLVEDVKIRITSVLDQLLMKWISREGKDMFNLQANASDIAKGIQEDLDMQMMDIGIGITGFQVMSFNYPQEIQDMITKTASHEMIGNLQKYQQVSMTDGISSGKVKGGGAASDMAGMMMGMNMANEMMKNMNPNQNSQNQNSDQKPAANQNGDAGSSSSSGDTKKPNFCPNCGAKNEGANFCPNCGQKLA
- a CDS encoding DUF896 domain-containing protein — encoded protein: MIPTLTRINELSRKAKAAGLTEMEKAEQIRLRQEYLQTFRGSINDILLNVTIYDPNGDDVTPDRLKEEQAKAEQ